The Myotis daubentonii chromosome 1, mMyoDau2.1, whole genome shotgun sequence genome includes the window tttaatatattttattgatttcttacagagaggaaggaagagggatagagagttagaaacatcgatgagagaaacatcgaccagccgcctcctgcacactccccatcggggatgtgcccgcaaccgaggtacatgcccttgaccggaatcgaacctgggacccttgagtccgcaggccgacgctctatccactgagccaaaccggttagggccacaaacagagttttaaaaagacatgttTGGAGTGAGAAGGTGGTTCTCGCCtgtgttgtgtttgtgtgtgtgtgtgtgtgtgtgtgtgtgtgtgtgtgtgtgtgtgagcgagcgagcgagcgagcgtgTGGGGGGACTTGCTTGTTGTCGGAACTTCCCCCTCCCCGCGACCCTTACCCCTCCCCTGGCACTGCTGCAGTGGCCGCTCCCTGGCCCATAGGAAATGAGCAATAAGGATGACATCGAGGTGGAGAGCGACGCTGACAAACGGGCTCATCATAATGCACTGGAACGAAAGCGTAGGGACCACATCAAAGACAGCTTTCACAGTTTGGGGGACTCGGTCCCATCACTCCAAGGAGAGAAGGCATCCCGGGTCCAAATCCTAGACAAAGCCACAGAGTATATCCAGTATATGCGAAGGAAAAACCACACACACCAGCGAGATATTGATGACCTCAAGCGGCAGAATGCCCTTCTGGAGCAGCAAGTCCGTGCACTGGAGAAAGCGAGGTCGAGTGCCCAACTGCAGACCAACT containing:
- the LOC132242482 gene encoding protein max-like; its protein translation is MSNKDDIEVESDADKRAHHNALERKRRDHIKDSFHSLGDSVPSLQGEKASRVQILDKATEYIQYMRRKNHTHQRDIDDLKRQNALLEQQVRALEKARSSAQLQTNYPSSDNSLYTNTKGSAISAFDRGSDSSSE